One window of Bacteroides sp. AN502(2024) genomic DNA carries:
- a CDS encoding gliding motility-associated protein GldE, producing the protein MDSDGYLSQLADIFNGITVNTPSISAIIAIVLAGVLLLASGFASASEIAFFSLTPSDRNDIDEHNHPSDEKISALLQDSERLLATILITNNFVNVTIIMLCNFFFMNVFVFHSPLAEFLILTVILTFLLLLFGEIMPKIYSAQKTLAFCRFSAPGIYFLEKVFRPIATVLVRSTTFLNKHFAKKNHNISVDELSHALELTDKAELSEENNILEGIIRFGGETVKEVMTSRLDMVDLDIRTSFKEVMQCIIENAYSRIPIYSGSRDNIKGVLYIKDLLPHVSKGDNFRWQSLIRPAYFVPETKMIDDLLRDFQANKIHIAIVVDEFGGTSGLVTMEDIIEEIVGEIHDEYDDEERTYVVLNDHTWIFEAKTQLTDFYKIAKVDEDEFEKMVGDADTLAGMLLEIKGEFPALHEKVTYHNYEFEVLEMDSRRILKVKFTILPKDVEDGIIPTT; encoded by the coding sequence TTGGACTCAGATGGTTATTTAAGCCAATTGGCTGACATTTTCAACGGTATTACCGTAAACACTCCTTCTATTTCTGCTATTATTGCCATAGTACTGGCAGGTGTACTCCTGCTTGCTTCCGGCTTTGCTTCGGCCTCTGAAATAGCTTTTTTCTCACTTACTCCTTCCGACCGGAATGATATTGATGAACACAATCATCCTTCCGATGAAAAAATAAGTGCCTTGTTGCAGGATTCAGAACGTTTGCTGGCAACAATACTGATTACGAACAATTTTGTGAATGTGACCATTATCATGCTCTGCAACTTCTTCTTTATGAATGTGTTTGTCTTTCATTCTCCGTTGGCAGAGTTCCTGATACTGACTGTCATCCTGACTTTCCTGCTGTTGTTGTTCGGTGAAATTATGCCAAAGATCTATTCGGCACAGAAAACATTAGCCTTTTGCCGTTTTTCGGCACCGGGAATTTATTTCCTGGAGAAGGTATTCCGTCCGATAGCTACTGTGCTTGTGCGTTCGACAACTTTCCTAAACAAGCATTTTGCTAAGAAGAACCATAATATTTCCGTTGATGAACTGTCTCATGCACTGGAACTGACGGATAAGGCGGAGCTTTCTGAAGAGAACAATATTTTGGAGGGAATTATCCGTTTCGGTGGGGAAACCGTGAAGGAGGTGATGACATCACGCTTGGATATGGTCGATTTGGATATCCGTACCTCTTTCAAGGAGGTGATGCAATGTATCATTGAAAATGCTTATTCGCGTATTCCTATCTATTCCGGTTCGCGGGATAATATCAAGGGAGTGCTGTATATTAAAGATCTTCTGCCTCATGTCAGCAAGGGGGATAATTTCCGTTGGCAGTCATTGATCCGTCCGGCTTATTTTGTGCCGGAAACGAAGATGATTGATGATTTGCTGCGTGACTTTCAGGCGAATAAGATTCATATAGCCATCGTTGTAGATGAGTTTGGAGGAACTTCCGGACTGGTAACGATGGAGGATATTATCGAAGAGATTGTAGGTGAGATTCACGATGAATACGATGATGAAGAACGTACATACGTTGTGTTGAATGACCATACCTGGATATTTGAAGCAAAGACGCAGTTGACGGATTTCTATAAAATAGCGAAAGTAGACGAAGATGAATTTGAAAAGATGGTGGGAGATGCGGATACATTGGCGGGTATGTTGCTTGAGATTAAAGGTGAATTTCCGGCATTGCACGAGAAAGTGACTTATCACAATTACGAGTTTGAAGTATTGGAGATGGATAGCCGCCGTATATTGAAAGTTAAGTTTACGATTCTGCCGAAGGATGTGGAAGATGGCATTATTCCTACAACATAA
- a CDS encoding YncE family protein: MVVKRKLVYIFWCWLSLITLSVACDDMEDKPFTSGIIGDPEETGTAELYVLCEGLFNQNNSSLARFSFGNQQMVRDYFQTVNHRGLGDTANDMAMYGSKIYVIVNISSTVEVIDFRTGTSLKQIQMQAENGSSRQPRYIAFHKEKAYVCSYDGTVARIDTTSLAIEAITSVGRNPDGICVQNEKLYISNSGGLDHSSGLGVDHTVSVVDITTFKEIHQITVGPNPGKIVAGPDETVYVVTRGEDVETGDYDFIKIDCRTNKVTHSNEKAQNFAIDGDIAYLYNYNYTTQTSSIKMFNLKTEETIRENFITDGTVIKTPYGISINPYSNNVYITEARDYTTYGDLLCFNQQGQLIFRLNNIGLNPNTIVFSDKASQSNMDGNTEATENSLAFANKVWEYRPAPGQFINTSTSAYENGFTTAQVLDRATEKLKKKSVISLGGFGGTITVGFPQPIPNIEGEYDFKIWGNATYNKNTGTGALGGSAEPGIVLVSKDINNNGMPDDEWYELAGSEYGKDTEIRNYEITYYRPQPVNGDVRWKDNLGKEGFVKRNTFHQQDSYYPNWIEENEITFHGTRLKDNAVEEDNVWVGYCYPWGYADNHPNKTGYCQFKIDWAVDPNGQPVLLDKIDFVRIYTAVNQDTGWTGEISTEVVTVENLHYEK; this comes from the coding sequence ATGGTCGTGAAAAGGAAATTAGTATATATATTCTGGTGCTGGCTGTCATTGATAACCTTATCCGTGGCTTGTGATGATATGGAGGATAAACCCTTCACGTCGGGTATTATAGGCGATCCGGAAGAGACGGGTACCGCCGAATTATATGTATTATGCGAAGGACTGTTCAATCAGAACAATAGTTCTTTGGCACGTTTCTCTTTCGGCAATCAGCAAATGGTTCGAGATTACTTCCAGACCGTCAACCACCGGGGATTAGGAGATACAGCCAACGACATGGCTATGTATGGAAGTAAGATATATGTTATAGTCAATATCTCCAGTACGGTAGAAGTGATAGACTTCCGCACGGGAACCTCATTGAAACAGATTCAGATGCAGGCAGAAAACGGAAGTTCCCGCCAACCGCGCTATATCGCTTTTCATAAAGAAAAGGCATACGTATGTTCCTATGACGGAACCGTTGCGCGTATAGACACTACTTCCCTTGCCATAGAAGCCATCACCTCAGTGGGACGCAACCCCGACGGCATTTGTGTACAAAACGAGAAATTATATATTTCCAATTCCGGCGGATTGGATCATTCATCAGGGCTGGGTGTAGATCATACAGTGTCTGTTGTCGACATTACCACATTCAAAGAAATCCATCAAATAACAGTCGGCCCGAATCCCGGTAAAATTGTTGCGGGTCCGGATGAAACTGTCTATGTAGTTACCCGAGGTGAAGATGTAGAAACCGGAGACTATGATTTTATCAAGATAGATTGCCGGACGAACAAGGTCACTCATTCTAACGAGAAAGCGCAAAACTTCGCCATCGACGGAGACATAGCCTATCTATACAATTACAACTATACCACACAGACTTCTTCTATCAAGATGTTCAATCTGAAAACAGAAGAGACAATCCGTGAGAATTTCATAACCGATGGAACTGTGATAAAGACACCTTACGGTATCAGCATCAACCCTTACAGCAACAATGTATATATCACCGAAGCACGCGATTACACCACTTACGGCGACTTACTTTGTTTCAACCAACAAGGACAACTCATATTCCGCCTGAACAATATCGGGCTGAACCCGAATACAATTGTATTCAGCGATAAGGCTTCACAAAGCAACATGGATGGTAACACCGAAGCGACTGAAAACTCATTGGCTTTCGCCAATAAGGTATGGGAATACCGCCCTGCTCCCGGACAGTTTATCAATACGAGTACGTCGGCTTATGAAAATGGATTTACTACCGCACAAGTTTTAGATCGTGCCACAGAAAAGCTAAAGAAAAAATCAGTTATCTCATTAGGCGGATTCGGTGGAACAATAACAGTAGGATTCCCTCAACCAATCCCTAATATCGAAGGGGAATATGATTTCAAGATATGGGGAAATGCCACTTACAACAAGAATACTGGAACGGGAGCACTCGGTGGAAGCGCTGAACCGGGAATAGTATTAGTCTCGAAAGATATAAACAATAATGGGATGCCTGACGATGAATGGTATGAGTTGGCTGGTAGTGAGTACGGAAAAGATACAGAAATACGTAATTACGAAATCACCTATTATCGCCCCCAACCGGTCAATGGTGATGTCCGCTGGAAAGATAATCTAGGAAAAGAGGGATTCGTCAAACGTAACACATTCCATCAACAAGATTCTTATTATCCGAACTGGATAGAAGAAAATGAAATAACTTTCCATGGGACACGTCTAAAAGACAATGCCGTAGAAGAAGATAATGTCTGGGTAGGCTATTGTTATCCTTGGGGATATGCAGATAATCATCCCAACAAAACCGGATACTGTCAATTTAAAATAGACTGGGCAGTAGACCCAAACGGACAACCTGTGTTATTAGACAAAATAGACTTCGTTAGAATCTATACTGCCGTCAACCAAGATACAGGTTGGACAGGAGAAATATCTACCGAAGTTGTCACTGTAGAGAACTTACATTACGAAAAATAA
- a CDS encoding sensor histidine kinase, with protein MNLPVTQKHFLSFSRKLFLSVISLFLVFAICFIAYQYQREREYKIELLNTKLQDYNSRFYEQLDEQPIDREKINGYVNNHILKDLRVTLIDLEGNVVYDSYPKHNRQIENHQNRPEVQKAIKQGNGYDVRRTSETTGLPYFYSATRYKDYIVRSALPYNVSLIHNLQADPHYLWFTIIVTSLLMIIFYKFTNKLGTSINQLREFAMRADRNKPIEMAMQSAFPHNELGEISQHIIQIYKRLHETKEALYIEREKLITHLQISHEGLGIFTKDKKEILVNNLFTQYSNLISDSNLETTEEVFAISELKEIIHFINENQQKRSRGKGEKRMSVTINKNGRTFIVECIIFQDASFEISINDVTQEEEQVRLKRQLTQNIAHELKTPVSSIQGYLETIVSNENIPREKINVFLERCYAQSNRLSRLLRDISVLTRMDEAANMIDMEQVDISVLVENMINEVSLELDEKHITVVNSLKKSIPIKGNYSLLYSIFRNLTDNAIAYAGTHIQIKINCFREDENFYYFSFADTGVGVSPEHLNRLFERFYRVDKGRSRKLGGTGLGLAIVKNAVIIHGGNISAKNNQNGGLEFVFTLAKEK; from the coding sequence ATGAACCTGCCTGTAACTCAAAAGCATTTTCTTTCTTTCAGCCGGAAGCTTTTCCTTTCGGTTATCTCACTGTTTCTGGTATTTGCCATTTGTTTCATAGCCTACCAGTATCAACGCGAACGGGAATATAAGATAGAACTGCTGAATACAAAACTGCAAGATTACAACAGCAGGTTCTACGAACAGCTGGATGAACAACCCATTGACCGTGAAAAGATCAACGGATATGTCAACAACCATATCCTGAAGGATTTACGCGTAACCCTTATCGACCTGGAAGGGAATGTCGTTTACGACAGTTACCCGAAGCATAACAGACAGATAGAAAACCATCAGAACCGACCGGAAGTACAAAAAGCAATAAAGCAGGGCAACGGATATGACGTACGCCGTACTTCCGAAACAACCGGACTCCCCTATTTCTATTCGGCCACCCGTTATAAAGATTATATCGTGCGCTCGGCTTTGCCCTACAACGTCAGCCTCATCCACAACCTGCAAGCAGATCCTCATTATCTATGGTTTACCATCATCGTGACATCACTGCTAATGATTATCTTCTACAAATTCACCAACAAACTGGGGACTTCCATCAACCAGCTCCGTGAATTTGCCATGCGTGCCGACCGGAACAAACCCATCGAAATGGCCATGCAATCGGCTTTCCCGCACAATGAACTGGGGGAAATCTCCCAACATATCATTCAAATCTACAAACGGCTGCACGAAACCAAAGAGGCACTCTATATCGAACGTGAAAAACTGATTACCCACCTTCAGATCTCGCACGAAGGACTGGGAATATTCACAAAAGACAAGAAAGAAATTCTTGTCAACAACCTCTTTACCCAATACAGCAACCTGATCTCGGATTCGAATCTGGAAACGACAGAAGAAGTCTTTGCCATCAGTGAACTGAAAGAGATTATTCATTTCATCAATGAGAACCAGCAAAAACGTTCGAGAGGAAAAGGCGAGAAACGTATGTCGGTCACCATCAACAAAAACGGACGGACATTCATCGTAGAATGTATCATCTTCCAGGATGCCAGTTTTGAAATCTCCATCAATGACGTCACTCAGGAAGAAGAACAAGTAAGGCTCAAACGCCAACTGACCCAGAATATCGCCCATGAACTGAAAACTCCAGTCAGCAGCATTCAGGGGTATCTGGAAACCATTGTCAGCAATGAAAACATCCCACGTGAGAAGATCAACGTATTCCTCGAACGTTGTTACGCACAAAGCAACCGCCTGAGCCGGCTGCTACGCGACATCTCCGTACTCACCCGCATGGACGAAGCCGCCAACATGATCGACATGGAACAAGTGGACATCAGCGTACTGGTGGAAAACATGATCAACGAAGTGTCACTGGAGCTGGACGAAAAGCATATAACAGTAGTCAACTCCCTGAAAAAGAGCATACCGATCAAAGGCAATTACTCACTGCTCTATTCCATCTTCCGCAACCTGACGGACAATGCCATTGCATACGCCGGAACCCATATTCAAATAAAGATCAACTGCTTCCGCGAAGATGAGAATTTCTACTACTTCAGCTTTGCCGACACAGGTGTAGGCGTATCTCCCGAACATCTGAACCGCCTCTTCGAACGCTTCTACCGAGTAGACAAAGGCCGTTCACGCAAACTGGGCGGAACTGGGTTGGGACTGGCTATCGTGAAGAACGCCGTCATCATTCACGGCGGCAACATCTCCGCCAAAAACAATCAGAATGGCGGATTGGAATTTGTATTTACGTTGGCAAAGGAGAAATAA
- a CDS encoding single-stranded DNA-binding protein: protein MSVNRVILIGNVGQDPRVKYFDTGSAVATFPLATTDRGYTLANGTQIPERTEWHNIVTSNRLAEIVDKYVHKGDKLYLEGKIRTRSYSDQSGAMRYITEIYVDNMEMLSPKGANPGAGASVSGQPAGQQQQPVAGQSQQTQQSQAQLVQDNPADDLPF from the coding sequence ATGTCAGTAAATAGAGTGATATTGATAGGAAACGTAGGACAAGATCCTCGGGTGAAATACTTCGATACAGGTTCCGCAGTGGCAACTTTCCCATTGGCTACGACGGATCGTGGATATACGTTGGCTAATGGAACCCAGATTCCTGAAAGAACAGAGTGGCATAATATCGTTACATCTAACCGTTTGGCGGAGATTGTAGATAAATATGTGCACAAAGGTGACAAATTGTATCTGGAAGGGAAGATAAGGACGCGTTCTTACAGTGACCAATCGGGTGCTATGCGTTATATCACTGAAATTTATGTGGATAATATGGAAATGCTGTCTCCGAAAGGAGCTAATCCGGGTGCGGGAGCTTCTGTTTCCGGACAGCCTGCGGGACAGCAACAACAACCGGTTGCCGGTCAGTCACAACAAACACAGCAGTCGCAGGCACAACTCGTACAAGATAATCCGGCAGATGATTTGCCGTTCTAA
- a CDS encoding DUF5106 domain-containing protein yields the protein MKTNMNILVIGCILLLCACKSGNASNHCKNEVPRDTITTFALPAIPAMMTAPEQRAEFLVKHYWDHVNFADTNYIHHPEITEQAWVDYCDILNHVPLKTAQEAMRKTIEQTNADKKVFTYITDLADKYLYDPNSPMRNEEFYIPVLDAMLASPLLEEIEKVRPKARRELAQKNRIGTKALNFNYTLASGAQGSLYQQQTDYILLFINNPGCHACTETIDALKNAPIIHRLVEQKRLTVLSIYPDEELDEWRKHLNEFPKEWINGYDKRFAIKEQQLYDLKAIPTLYLLNKEKTVLLKDAPARAIEEYLLMRSEL from the coding sequence ATGAAAACAAATATGAATATCCTAGTTATTGGGTGCATCCTTCTTCTTTGTGCCTGTAAAAGTGGAAACGCTTCCAATCACTGTAAAAATGAAGTTCCCCGAGATACCATTACCACCTTCGCCCTGCCCGCCATCCCCGCCATGATGACAGCTCCGGAGCAACGTGCAGAGTTTCTCGTAAAACACTATTGGGATCATGTAAACTTCGCCGACACCAATTACATCCACCATCCCGAAATAACCGAACAAGCCTGGGTGGACTATTGTGACATACTGAATCACGTCCCGTTGAAAACCGCACAAGAAGCCATGCGGAAAACAATCGAGCAGACAAACGCAGACAAAAAGGTATTCACCTACATCACCGATCTGGCCGATAAATATCTCTACGATCCCAACTCGCCCATGCGTAACGAAGAATTCTACATCCCCGTATTAGACGCCATGTTAGCTTCTCCCCTACTGGAGGAAATAGAAAAAGTACGCCCCAAAGCCCGCCGGGAGTTAGCTCAGAAAAACCGCATCGGCACCAAAGCCCTGAACTTCAACTACACACTTGCCTCCGGTGCCCAAGGCTCTCTCTACCAACAGCAAACGGACTACATCCTACTATTCATCAATAACCCCGGTTGCCATGCTTGTACAGAAACGATAGACGCCCTGAAAAACGCCCCTATCATCCACCGACTCGTGGAACAAAAGAGACTAACCGTCCTCTCCATCTACCCCGACGAAGAGCTTGACGAATGGCGCAAACATCTGAACGAATTTCCTAAAGAATGGATCAACGGATACGATAAGAGATTCGCCATCAAGGAACAACAATTATACGACTTGAAAGCCATCCCTACCCTCTACCTTTTAAATAAGGAAAAAACCGTACTCCTAAAAGACGCTCCGGCACGAGCCATCGAAGAATACCTACTGATGAGAAGCGAACTATAA
- a CDS encoding 4'-phosphopantetheinyl transferase superfamily protein, giving the protein MALFLQHKTNNIQWAVWKIEEPLEVLLALLPDARRISCKQELNSFVSERRKMEWLSVRVLLYSMLREDKEIGYSSEGKPYLTDHSFFISISHTKGYVAVILSSQTSVGIDIEQYGQRVHRVSGRYVRPDEQAEAYLGDVTWGLLLHWSAKEAVFKRMEDADADLRKLRLTYFVPQEEGMFQVQEFVTGQQKLYVVGYRIHPDFVLTWTLN; this is encoded by the coding sequence ATGGCATTATTCCTACAACATAAGACGAATAATATACAATGGGCTGTTTGGAAGATAGAAGAGCCGTTGGAGGTATTATTGGCTCTTCTGCCCGATGCGCGAAGAATATCCTGCAAACAGGAGCTGAACAGCTTTGTCTCCGAACGTCGTAAGATGGAATGGTTGTCTGTTCGTGTTCTGTTATATTCCATGTTGCGGGAGGATAAGGAAATCGGTTATTCTTCCGAGGGAAAACCTTATCTCACCGATCATTCTTTCTTTATCAGTATTTCTCATACCAAAGGATATGTGGCTGTGATACTTAGCTCTCAGACTTCTGTGGGTATTGATATCGAGCAATATGGTCAACGGGTTCATCGGGTGTCCGGCCGTTATGTCCGCCCTGACGAACAAGCGGAGGCTTATCTGGGTGACGTGACTTGGGGGCTGTTATTGCATTGGTCTGCCAAGGAGGCGGTTTTTAAACGTATGGAAGATGCCGACGCTGATCTCCGCAAGCTTCGTCTGACGTATTTTGTACCTCAGGAAGAAGGAATGTTCCAAGTTCAGGAGTTTGTGACGGGACAGCAAAAGCTCTATGTAGTCGGTTATCGTATCCATCCGGACTTTGTATTGACGTGGACGCTCAACTGA
- a CDS encoding TonB-dependent receptor plug domain-containing protein: MKKRTFNKVIFAAFGCQLLSVPLFAQQQKVDTAHTYSIPEITVSDIYQTRETRSTAPLQTFSREALKNLHALQVSDAVKHFAGVTVKDYGGIGGLKTVSIRSLGAQHTAVGYDGITVTDCQTGQIDIGRFSLDNVDRLSLNNGQSDNIFQPARFFASAGILNIQTLTPRFTKGEKTHISGAFKSGSWGLINPSVLLEQQFNKRWSMSANGEWMSSDGQYPYTLHYGNREGDLTSREKRKNTDVQTLRAEAGLYGNFSDKEQWRLKAYYFQSSRGLPKATTFYNDHSTQHLWDKNAFVQSQYKKEFSRQWVFQTSAKWNWSYQRYLDPDTQNSLGKTENSYYQQEYYLSASVLYRLLNNLSFSLSTDGSINTMDTNLTHFAQPTRYSWLTALAGKYVNDWLTISASALATVINEDVKEGGSAGSHRKLTPYVSATFKLFRNEEFRIRIFYKDIFRLPSFNDLYYQEVGNTKLKPENAKQYNIGLTYSKNVCTFIPYLSATVDAYYNKVTDKIIAYPTKNLAIWSMRNLGSVDIKGIDVTGNLSLQPWEKIRINLSGNYTYQRALDVTSPDLSQDKSTYKHQIAYTPRVSASGQAGIETPWFNLSYSFLFSGKRYALGQNIAENRLDSYSDHSISASRDFQIKRVTTSFSVEVLNLMDKNYEIVKYFPMPGRSVRATLKIRY, encoded by the coding sequence ATGAAAAAGAGAACATTCAATAAAGTGATCTTTGCAGCATTCGGCTGCCAGCTCCTGTCCGTACCACTTTTCGCACAACAGCAGAAAGTAGATACGGCACACACATATTCCATTCCCGAAATAACCGTATCAGACATCTACCAGACCCGTGAGACACGATCAACCGCCCCCTTACAAACCTTCTCCCGAGAAGCCCTGAAAAACCTGCATGCCCTGCAAGTCTCCGATGCAGTGAAACACTTTGCAGGAGTGACCGTAAAAGACTACGGAGGTATCGGCGGACTGAAAACCGTATCCATACGTAGCCTGGGCGCACAGCATACCGCCGTAGGTTATGACGGCATTACCGTAACCGACTGCCAAACCGGACAAATCGACATCGGACGTTTCTCGCTCGACAACGTAGACCGTCTTTCTCTGAACAACGGACAAAGCGATAACATCTTCCAACCTGCCCGCTTCTTCGCGTCAGCAGGCATATTGAACATACAGACACTCACGCCACGGTTCACTAAAGGGGAAAAGACCCATATATCCGGAGCTTTCAAGTCCGGCTCCTGGGGATTAATCAACCCCTCCGTTCTACTGGAACAACAGTTCAATAAGAGATGGAGCATGTCAGCCAATGGCGAATGGATGTCATCAGACGGACAGTATCCATACACCCTGCACTACGGAAACAGGGAAGGCGACCTGACATCACGGGAGAAGCGGAAGAACACCGATGTGCAAACCCTTCGTGCCGAAGCAGGACTCTACGGCAACTTCTCCGACAAAGAGCAATGGCGGTTGAAAGCTTATTACTTTCAATCCTCCCGGGGACTGCCCAAAGCCACCACTTTCTACAACGACCATTCTACCCAACACCTATGGGATAAAAACGCATTCGTACAAAGCCAATACAAGAAAGAATTCAGCCGGCAATGGGTATTCCAGACTTCCGCCAAGTGGAACTGGAGCTATCAGCGTTACCTGGACCCCGACACCCAAAACTCTTTAGGGAAAACGGAGAACAGTTATTACCAACAGGAATATTATCTTTCCGCATCGGTATTATACAGATTATTGAACAATCTTTCATTTTCCCTTTCAACGGATGGGAGTATCAACACAATGGATACTAATCTTACCCATTTTGCGCAACCCACCCGCTATTCATGGCTGACGGCTCTTGCCGGGAAATACGTGAATGACTGGCTGACAATCTCCGCATCCGCATTGGCAACCGTTATCAACGAAGATGTCAAAGAAGGTGGCAGCGCGGGCAGTCACCGCAAATTGACCCCTTATGTAAGCGCCACATTCAAGCTGTTCCGTAACGAAGAGTTTCGCATCCGTATCTTCTATAAAGACATCTTCCGCCTACCCAGCTTCAATGACTTGTATTATCAGGAAGTGGGAAACACCAAACTCAAACCTGAAAATGCAAAGCAATATAATATCGGTCTGACATATAGCAAGAATGTATGTACATTCATTCCTTATCTTTCGGCAACCGTTGATGCATACTATAACAAAGTGACGGATAAAATCATCGCTTATCCTACCAAGAACCTTGCGATATGGAGCATGAGAAATTTGGGAAGTGTAGACATTAAAGGTATCGACGTCACCGGAAACTTATCTCTTCAGCCTTGGGAGAAAATCCGTATCAACCTCTCCGGCAATTATACGTATCAACGGGCATTGGATGTCACCAGCCCTGATTTGAGTCAGGATAAATCGACTTACAAGCATCAGATAGCCTACACTCCCCGCGTCTCCGCTTCGGGACAGGCAGGTATCGAGACACCATGGTTCAATCTGTCTTACTCATTCCTATTTTCAGGAAAGCGCTACGCGTTGGGACAAAACATTGCCGAAAACAGGTTGGATAGTTATAGCGACCACAGTATTTCGGCCAGCCGCGACTTTCAGATAAAGAGAGTCACCACCTCTTTCAGCGTGGAAGTACTGAACCTGATGGACAAGAATTACGAAATCGTGAAATACTTTCCAATGCCGGGACGATCTGTAAGAGCGACACTAAAGATTAGGTATTAA
- a CDS encoding DUF4465 domain-containing protein: protein MKKLSLFLLVSVFAFCGCSDDDETKGGDEKKEIVVSLENLLTEAETLYLGDIENPAESWELGNTPYYLTYLQDNTKVFEFDCVSSSYGFGMDAFGFTNLTSGNYSAVPKKGVKNNTYIIVGSSGYKIGANNDKEAAIRFKDNNHSNNLKAYQVKGLFITNCIYAYNSMKEGTDYFHEHGEEDKFDSNDSFKVIIYNIDKTKKVEYYLAQGTNLVDEWKWVNLTSLGKTEGLKFELQTTKNNDWGAMTPTYFCLDGITLIEE from the coding sequence ATGAAAAAGTTATCTTTATTCTTATTAGTGTCTGTGTTCGCTTTTTGCGGATGTAGTGATGATGACGAAACAAAAGGAGGTGATGAAAAAAAAGAGATTGTCGTTAGCCTCGAGAATCTATTAACTGAAGCAGAAACACTTTATTTAGGGGATATAGAGAACCCTGCAGAAAGTTGGGAACTGGGAAATACTCCTTATTATTTAACTTATTTACAGGATAATACAAAGGTATTTGAGTTTGACTGTGTATCATCTTCATATGGATTTGGCATGGATGCTTTCGGTTTTACTAATCTCACATCCGGAAACTACAGTGCTGTCCCTAAAAAAGGCGTAAAGAACAATACGTATATTATTGTAGGATCTTCTGGCTATAAAATTGGCGCTAATAACGACAAAGAAGCTGCCATACGCTTCAAAGACAACAATCATTCCAATAATCTAAAAGCGTATCAAGTAAAAGGCTTATTTATAACTAATTGTATATATGCCTATAATAGTATGAAAGAAGGAACTGACTATTTTCATGAACATGGTGAAGAAGATAAATTCGATAGCAATGATTCATTCAAGGTAATTATTTACAATATAGATAAAACAAAAAAAGTAGAATACTACTTAGCACAAGGAACTAATCTAGTAGATGAATGGAAGTGGGTAAATCTCACCTCTTTAGGAAAAACTGAAGGATTAAAATTTGAATTACAGACAACTAAGAATAACGATTGGGGTGCAATGACTCCGACCTATTTCTGTCTTGACGGGATTACTCTGATCGAAGAATAA
- a CDS encoding response regulator transcription factor has product MNDYRILVVDDEEDLCEILKFNLENEGYEVDTANSAEEAMKMEISSYHLILLDVMMGEISGFRMANMLKKDKKTAQVPIIFITAKDTENDTVTGFNLGADDYISKPFSLREVIARVKAVLRRTATTETGKALERLTYQSLVIDITKKKVSIDGEEVSLTKKEFEILLLLVQNKGRVFSREDILSHIWSDEVYVLDRTIDVNITRLRKKMGVYGKCIVTRLGYGYCFEAE; this is encoded by the coding sequence CTAGTTGTCGACGATGAAGAAGATCTCTGCGAGATTCTGAAATTCAATCTTGAGAACGAAGGTTATGAGGTGGATACTGCAAACTCTGCCGAAGAAGCAATGAAGATGGAGATCAGCAGCTACCATTTAATTCTCCTCGATGTGATGATGGGAGAAATCTCCGGATTCAGAATGGCGAACATGCTGAAAAAAGATAAAAAGACAGCCCAAGTGCCTATTATCTTCATTACAGCAAAAGATACCGAAAATGATACCGTGACCGGATTCAACCTCGGTGCGGACGATTACATCTCGAAACCGTTCTCCCTGCGTGAAGTCATTGCTCGTGTGAAAGCGGTGTTGAGACGAACGGCGACAACGGAAACGGGAAAAGCCCTCGAACGCCTTACTTACCAGTCGCTCGTCATTGACATCACCAAGAAGAAGGTCAGTATCGACGGTGAAGAGGTGTCATTGACCAAAAAAGAATTTGAGATACTGCTTCTGCTGGTACAGAATAAGGGACGCGTGTTCTCACGTGAAGATATTCTATCCCACATCTGGAGTGATGAGGTGTACGTGCTCGACCGTACCATCGACGTAAACATCACCCGTCTGCGTAAAAAGATGGGGGTATACGGCAAATGCATCGTCACCCGTCTCGGATACGGATACTGTTTTGAAGCTGAATAA